A genomic window from Prunus persica cultivar Lovell chromosome G2, Prunus_persica_NCBIv2, whole genome shotgun sequence includes:
- the LOC18785536 gene encoding cytochrome P450 89A2, whose product CALQWIMANIVKYPQVQNKLFAEIKGVVAETEEEVEEEVLHKLPYLKAVILEGLRRHPPGHFLLPHAVTQDVVLGGRLVPKNGIVNFMVADLGWDPEVWEDPMAFKPERFLSGGGKCGGVEEAFDLTGSREIKMMPFGVGRRICPASGLAMLHLQYFVANLVWKFEWRAVDGDDVDLSEKPLVTVVMKNPLQAHLSSRVK is encoded by the coding sequence TGTGCGTTGCAGTGGATCATGGCCAACATAGTCAAGTACCCACAAGTTCAAAACAAGCTCTTTGCAGAGATCAAAGGGGTTGTGGCAGAAACagaggaggaggtggaggaggaggtgctGCACAAGTTGCCATATCTGAAAGCTGTGATCTTGGAGGGACTGAGGCGCCATCCGCCGGGGCACTTTCTGCTGCCGCACGCTGTAACCCAGGACGTGGTTTTGGGCGGGCGTTTGGTGCCCAAGAATGGCATTGTGAATTTCATGGTGGCTGATTTGGGGTGGGACCCAGAGGTGTGGGAGGACCCCATGGCATTCAAGCCGGAGAGGTTCTTGAGTGGTGGTGGTAAATGTGGAGGAGTAGAAGAAGCGTTCGATTTAACAGGGAGCAGAGAGATTAAGATGATGCCGTTTGGGGTGGGGAGGAGAATTTGCCCTGCCTCTGGTTTGGCAATGCTTCATCTCCAGTATTTCGTGGCGAATTTGGTTTGGAAATTTGAGTGGAGAGCCGTGGATGGAGATGACGTTGACCTTTCAGAGAAGCCATTGGTCACTGTGGTCATGAAGAATCCATTGCAGGCCCACTTGTCCTCAAGAGTGAAGTGA